The segment CGATAGTTAGGTGATATAGGGTTTTGAAAAATATTACCATAGTGTTAAACAAATGTCAACAATTATTTCTCGACTTAAAAAAATTAATTGCATTTTATTTATTAATATGATATAATATTTCTCTAAGTGAGTAGTGGAGGCAAACTATAAAAAATTTAAAGAAGGTAGAGATATGGATATAAAAAGGGTTAATAAATTAATTACCATTATGGAAGAGGAAAACCTATCAGAATTGGAGATAGAGGATGAGGATTTTAAAGTTAAACTTAAAAAGCCTCAAGGTGGTGGGGTAATAGAATCTATATCTAAACCAAAAGGGTTACCTACACAAAAAATCCCCATTAAGGAATTAAAAAAGAGGGATTTGATTACATTGACATCTCCAATGGTAGGTTTTTTTTATCTCTCACCAACTCCAACCTCTCCTCCTTATGTTAAAATTGGGGATAAGGTTA is part of the bacterium genome and harbors:
- the accB gene encoding acetyl-CoA carboxylase biotin carboxyl carrier protein, giving the protein MDIKRVNKLITIMEEENLSELEIEDEDFKVKLKKPQGGGVIESISKPKGLPTQKIPIKELKKRDLITLTSPMVGFFYLSPTPTSPPYVKIGDKVTPTDIVCAIEVMGVINEIEAKTYGKIKEILVEEGHPVEYGQPLFLIKVGGEEDV